The segment ccatgctaatccaccactttttgctgaagaagaccggctctgagctaacatctattgccaatcctcctcctttttttcccccaaagccccagtagatagttgttatgtcatagttgcacatccttctagttgctgtatgtgggatgcagcctcagcatggcgggagaagtggtgcgtctgtgcgcacccaggatccaaacctgggccgcgaGTAGCGGAGCCGGCACGCGCACttaacgctaagccacggggccggccctgtagagTAAGCTTTTATAGCGTGAATTTAAGTCTTTTCTCTtggttcttttccatttttaatccATTCAACCTTAGAATATTGATAACTCACTTTGCAGAATGTTAATGTggtaggacaaatttatttttacctttaaacAGATATACTTTTTTACCTGGCGTGCTTGGCCAGGTAAGTTGTTTTAGGAAGCCTAGAGAGGAAGTCAGGCATCCAACCAGATAGTTACAAGTACGAGACATCTGTGCAGTGACTGGCAGGGCAGTATaaagatgcttttattttatctttaaatttcaGTCTATAATATATCTGTCTTTTAGTATCTGCTCATGTTTGGTTTAAAAACAATCAGGAAGTACATTCTGCAATTAAGTAAAATAGTTTATTTACATTCTAGTGTTCTAATCATGTACTTGTGACTTTGACTTTGGAAACTCCCATTTGCTTATAAAGAGGTTAGTTAGGAGAGtcagagtttatttttttttttttttttttttttgtgaggagatcagccctgagctaacatccgccaatcctcctctttttttgctgaggaagacggccctgggctaacatctgtgcctatcttcctccactttatatgggacgccgccacagcatggcttaccaagcagtgcgtcggtgcgcgcccgggatccgaaccagcgaaccccgggccgccgcagcggagcgcgcgcacttaaccgcttgcgccaccgggccggcccctcagagtTTATTTTAATCTGATCCTCACCCTATGAAATAGAGGAGAGCTGTTTACAGAGGTACATCCGAGGTCATCTAGTACAGTGAggatttatttgcttgttttttctgTGAAAGGCACAGAGTGTAGTGATTAAGAGCCTCAACTCtggagcctggattcaaatccctgcTGCTccaagtgcctcagtttcctcagctgtaaaatgggggaaataacaGTACcgacctcatagggttgttatgaggattaaatgagttagtatctGTAAAGCGTTTAAAACGATGCCTAGCACGTGGTAAATGCTATGTTggtttgttgtaaattaatttgcCCAGATTTTCCTATCATCTTCAAGTAAGCAGTTTGCCTTTACAGATACATGCTAGTCGTGAGATCTGGCTATAAACGAGGATGATTGCTGTAGCTTCCTCTACTTCTTGCTAAAGTCCTAGGGTAGGTGGGACTTTATAGAGGCAGCCTCAGGTCAACGAAGTGGAACTGAAAGTACTCAAGCTAATGGTAGTTCTCTTTTGCAGTAATACTGGAGTACATATTCTATAATAATAAGATTAATTGAGCAAACTGGGTAGATGTCTAATTGCTAGGAGTTACACTCTTTAATCCTGTAATCCCACTGATGGAATTTATCCAAATAatctggaaagagaaaaataaactgcaGATGTTTATTATACAATTAATAATAAGCAAAACAGCAGAGAATCTAAACAGAAATGGAACGGTTAAGAAGATTCCTCAGTGGTGTATCACGCACCATTAAATGATAACAACGCAGATTATGAGGCAACATGAAGATATTTTAGTTGACATTTGAATAATAGGTGCCAAGCTCTATCCCATGCTAGAAATCAGAGATGCAAACAAGAGTAAGACAGGAGCCCTCACCAGAAGCATCCCACTGCAGTGGTACAGCTGCAGGGAAGACACAGGAGGGAGGAAGTAAATTCCCTGATTTTGAAAGTCAGGGAAAGCtaaaggaaagaggaaacagTTGAGACATGCCGTAACATTTATCAGATGGATAAATTGGTAATATAGTTAATACgtattaaatgtttattatataCCCAATACTTTGCTAAGCACTTTTCATTATCCTATTAATTCCTCTCAACACTATGTGATAGGTGCATGCACCATTgtaaaaatgagtaaatgaagCTTAAAGTGGCTAGATAACATGTTGAAGGTTGGTGGCAGAATCAGCATGCAAACCCATGTCTGTCTCCTAAAATCCACCTTCAAAATCACTGTACTTCACAATGGCCTCCAACTATGGGAAAATTCTGCCTATGGAGGTATTAATACTTTAAGATCatagagaaaatagttttattggaGTAAGCGgattttctcttgattttcttgATAATGTTATTTTAACATTCAAGAGTTCTTGCCAACAGCTAAACATCTCTTGCTTATTGTTTTGAGAGACCTATTTCTGAAGGAGCTAGGTGCAAATATGGAGCAGGACTGTTTCCTTCAAAACAGGGGACCTTCTTATCTCCATCAGATGTTTCATTGTCCTCACCTAGACAGTGAGTAACATATGACAGCAAGATTGACAGTTTGGGAAGTAGTGTAGGAAAGAATAGCAAAAATGGGAGATGACTTGGAAAGTGGGTTGCTTGGAGTAGCAACTTTTGATTCTCTTAGATCAAGAATATAGACTTCTCCCATACCCTTACTGTGGGAAGTCCTATTctatcttttattattatatgaaAATTTGAGCATTAGTGCTATTTTAACTGCTGTGGGTTTATCTTTGTTGGGATAAAATTATACTGTCTTGTTCTAAAATCAAAAGTGGTGCAAGAGCCCTCAGTCTCTCTTATGTTACAAGCATTTGATGATGCTGGTATAGTGCTCATGGGATGCCTGGGGGAGTGAAACCTTTCCTGCCAACTCTCATCTGAGTCTTTTTTAAGAGCCTCTGAATTTGACATTCTCCCATATAGGAAGTAACTTACTACCCAGTAGGTGGTGGAACATGACATCATTATATAGTCAAAGGAACAAAACTCATGCAACAAGaggattttattgttgttgttaagtcCATTCACTTTTCTGTTTGTAGGTTTTGATGAAAACTGTAACTAGGCATTTTagtgatgaagaaaatgaaattaatgtACTATACACATAGAAATTGGCATATTCTTATTCGTATTCCAGCATCTGGAACAGTCTTGCACATAGGTGCTCAGCAagttatttgttgaaagaatgaatgaaagaagatgTGAAGATTTTAGTTTCCTCTTATTGCTACTCATATGCTTCCTCATAATGCATTCTCATATAAGAATACTAATGGATGGCACCAAGTTTTCCTTTTGTGATGCTGTGATGTCAAAAGACGTTTATATAAACTCTCCTAACTCTTGAACTTGGTTatcctggaaaggcaaaagaactagaatagctaaaccaattttgaaaaggaagaataaagttggagataTCACACTACCCTATTTTAAGACTTACTACATAGCTACTGTAATCAAGTTAGTGGTATCAGTGGAGGGCTAGACAAATAGGTTGATGGAATAGAGTCCAGGAATCAACTCACACAAgtatggccaactgatttttacataggtgcaaaagcaatttaaTGGAAAGATgatagtcttcaacaaatggtgttggaacagtTGGACATCTATAGGCAAAAAAATGAGCCTTTATCTAAGTattacaccttatacaaaaattaactcaaggtgaatcatagatctaaatgtaaagttATATAACttgtaggagaaaatattcatgacctagAGTTAGATGAagaattcttagacatgacactaaaagcacaatctataaaagaaaaaagtcaataaattcaacttgatcaaaattaaaaatttttgctctGTGAATGGCCCTGTtaagacagaaaatatttgcaaatcatctgacGAAGGGTCTGAACCcataatagataaagaactctcTCAGCTTAACACTAAGAAAACAGTCCacttagaaaatgggcaaaagacctaacaGACACTTTACCAAAAAAGAatgtatggatggcaaataagcacaggaaaaggtGTTAAACATCTTTAACTGTTAGGGcagtgcaaattaaaatcatgatGAGACACCAAACCACATCTATCtgagtggctaaaataaaaaataatgacaataccaGGTGATGATGAGGATGGCgagaaactggatctctcatacatcgctagtggaaatgtaaaatgatactgTGATAAAGTAATTTCAATACAACTAATGTTTGAATCATAAGTAATGTCAAACTGCTTTGTACACTTCTCATGCTGTCAAAACTTAAAATAAGAAGTGAGATCTCCGTTCCCATACAAATTTGTAGTGGATGTATTTTCTGGGCTTAAATTATAGTTCCAGCAGTGTGTTTCTCGAAGTACAAAGGAAACTTCCATATTTCAAGATTCgtttattttagaaatagataGTGACaacggttgcacaacattgtgaatataattaatgctcctgaattgtatacttaaaaatagtaaaaatggcaatttttatattatatgtattttactacaataaaaaacatCTATTTAATTGCACCATTCAGTAGCTTCCACCTAACTTTCAATTGGAAGTGACTAATCTGCATATAATGACATGATAAAGGCAAACATCAAGAGAAAAATCTAATAGAATTCCATGATGCTTTTCAAGAGATAAATATGCTCAACTAAAATCATATATTCATGGATTTATTTTCAGTTTCAGTAGTACCTATCTGTgtgaaaagatattttcaaagatGAAATTATAAAATCTCATTACCAATCGGCGTTAACAGATGAAGATTTGCAATTGATTTTGATGAAGGAAAAACGATTTTAAACCCCAATTAAGTGAAATGTTATTCCCCCATAAAAGAATTCCATTCTTCTCATTGGTAGAACTGTGTTACAAAAAATTGTActcaattattattactatattttgaattttttcaatTAACATTTTGTAGAAACTTGTGTTTTTTTGTAATATAAGTACCTACCTAATATTCTCAATTTGCctcttggcccacaaagcctaaaatatttacagtctggtcctttacagaaaattttACCATCCCTAGCTTAGAGCATTGGTTTtccactctttcttcttttctaatgtatgctATTAAAGTGTTCACAATTTCACTCTATgctctgctttagctgcatcccacaaattttgatgtgttAAAATTTCTTACCATTTAGCTCAGAATATTTACTAATTTCCATTTGATGTCGTCTTTAACTCGTATTATTTACAAGTGTGTTGCATAATTTCTGAATATTTGGAGAtattcttgttatcttttttgctgGATTCCAATTGAATTCCaaagtggtcagagaacatagaCTATCTAATGTTAGTCTTTTGAAATTCGTTGAGGTTGCTTTATGGCCCAGCATGCAGCCCATTTTGGCAGATATCTGGTGGGCACTTGAAGTggtattattttaactttttttcttcttccgaAGCTTTGGATATCCAAATAAAGCTGGTCCTTGTAACATTCTGAACCTGCTCTGTACCTATTCTCAGTTTCTACTTCCTTGTAGTAGGTATGTTTGTATTTTTGGTGTATCTTTCTCCTTTCTCAACccagtgattttcttttcttccccttgtGGTTATAAGCAgcttaaaggtaaaataaaacaaagcacctCTGTTGTGTACTTGAATCTCAGCCACCTTTAGTTCATTATTAGGTGCCATAGTCCCTAACCACTAAGTAAGTATTTACCTTATACCTAAGGACTTTATGTAAGAGTTCATTCTTTTCTTGGTGTTGACTCGTTTGTCGTGTTGTGGTGTTCTTCTCTTGAAACTGGTCTACCTTGCCTTTGACAAAAGGCAAAAAATGTGCTTCCCCTTGCCGGGGCTGTGTACTTTCTGATACTAAGCAACGCCTTATCTTATCTGAAGATACATAACTGTGCGTGGACTACAGCTATTGTATTTGAGGAAAGAGCCGCCTGGGCATCCAGGTGACCCCCATGCATGAGTTCTGCCCTCTCATTCCCGCTCGTATTGGAGGTGCCTCTGTTCTGTGTGGAACAGAGGTGGTGTGTAAAAATAGAGACCCTGCTTTGTGTAAGGTGGGTGCTGCACCACTTACCTTTTTCTTGATTTGGGGATCTCTTCTTTCTTGCTCTTTCACAATAATTGCTGGAAATATTTGTGATAATGTGAGAAAAGAGTGATGTACTTATAATCCTTACTTGAGGAAAATAATGCGTCTGCTTCTCCAACAGGAAGGCGTAACCTTTGAGTTACATTTAGGGtagatggggacagatgtgtcCAGACTCCTGGCCCACCCTCTTCTGCCATAGTCAGACTTTGAATTACATGCATTTTTGTTAATATGATTAATTGGTATTTATAAACTTTGTAGTAAATACGtgtaccttttgtgtgtgtgtgtgtgaggaagatcagccctgagctaacatccatgctaatcctcctctttttgctgaggaagaccggctccaagctaacatctattgccaatcctcctccttttttttcccccaaagccccagtagttagttgtatgtcatagttgcacatccttctagttgctttatgtgagacgcggccttagcatggctggagaagcagtgtgtcggtgcgcacccgggatctgaacccgggccgccagtagcggagcgcgcgcacttaaccactaagccacggggccggcccaatacgtGTAACTTTGTATTTCAACTCCTGAGACCCTCTGCTTTGTGCTGCAGAAATCTGGGTCTTGGAGCTCTCTAGCTGTGCAGCCAGGGTGAGAGCCTCTCTTCTGCTCTCCCTGTtgctgatgagagagagagagaggaggcatGTGTACATCCTGTTTTTTTCTGCTTGACAGGGCTGTTTGATTGGAGGTGATTGTGAAGTTTTTGTCACAGAAAATGGGCAATCGAATTTGCAGTGAGTAACGAAGGAACTGACTCCCAGTCCACGTTGGGAAATGAAAGATAAAACATTTtgatgataaaaatataaattttagaatgtgCAACGCAAAGAgtaaatcctaatgtaaactatggactttagttaatagtaaCATATCGGTATTGGCTCATTGGTTGTAACGAATGTACCACACGAATGCAAGATGTTAATCATGGGGACGGAGAAGAGAGGGGGGAGATGAGGAGGTacgtgggaactctgtactttctgctcaatttttctgaacGTAAAAGTGCTCCAAGAAATGAAGTCTGTCTAGAAGTTTTAAGTATCTGGTTTAAATGTTCCGTAGCAAGTTCATATCATACAAGTTAGTGTTTGGCCCCCTGATCCCCCTGGGATTTCTCAGGTAAGATGAATCTGGTTTGCAGTTTAAGCTGTTACGTCAGATAGATTTGCCCCTCTCTGTTTTTCTAATGTTCGTTAACTGTGCTTTTGCCCTCTCTCCCTATCTGTTGAAACAGTTGGAATGCCAAGATGCCTTGGAAACAGCAGCCCGAGCTGAAGGCCTTTCCCTGGATGTTTCTATGCATTCTCAGCTCAGAATCCTGGATGAGGAACATCCCAAGGGAAAGTACCATCATAGCTTAAGTGCTCTGAAGCCCATCCGGACCACTTCCAAGTAAGAGGCTCTTCTGGGTAATGACTTGTCCGTGAAGCATCAAAAGCATTTTTGAAAATCCAGGCAAAGATTAGACCATTAGGGGAGGCCTGTTTTTAGTCAGAGCTCTGTTTACTAAACAGCATAGTATAGGCGCTGGCTAGCCTCTCCGTGTACGTTGACAATTTTGTGctgtgggttttctttctttAGACACCAGCACCCAGTGGACAATGCTGGGCTCTTCTCCTGTATGACTTTTTCCTGGCTTTCTCCTCTGGCCCGCACGGCCCACAGGAAGGGGGAGCTCTCAATGGAGGATGTGTGGTCTTTGTCTAAGCACGAGTCTTCTGATGTGAACTGCAGAAGGTAGGCGTCTCTGGTCCACCCTTGTCTCCCATATACTGGATGCGTAGGGCCTGAGCTAGGAGTGTGGGTCTGACAGCGTGAAGTCCACGGCTCTGTGTCCTTTTAGGATCTGAGCTATCCTATGGAGGGAGGGTTGCCTGGGGATGATGTTCTCTTTGCTCTTCTGCTGTATTTCCTATTTCACCTTTAATCCTCTTTTAACCAcgggctttctctctctctct is part of the Diceros bicornis minor isolate mBicDic1 chromosome 15, mDicBic1.mat.cur, whole genome shotgun sequence genome and harbors:
- the ABCC5 gene encoding ATP-binding cassette sub-family C member 5 isoform X3 → MKDIDIGKEYIIPSPGYRNERERANTSGQHRDREDSKYRRTRPLECQDALETAARAEGLSLDVSMHSQLRILDEEHPKGKYHHSLSALKPIRTTSKHQHPVDNAGLFSCMTFSWLSPLARTAHRKGELSMEDVWSLSKHESSDVNCRRLERLWQEELNEVGPDAASLRRVVWIFCRTRLILSIVCLMITQLAGFSGPNFQDGCILRSE